A genomic stretch from Helianthus annuus cultivar XRQ/B chromosome 1, HanXRQr2.0-SUNRISE, whole genome shotgun sequence includes:
- the LOC110868626 gene encoding uncharacterized protein LOC110868626 has product MACKPPSYNGEVDPIICQRWLSDIEGVFERTHCDVSDFVAYGTGQLRGQAKDWWDNKKKEIGADAARSMTWDEFKVPFLKHHSPKAVINRIKEEFIQLRQKGESIDKITGIFLDKLRFCDELVTNEEQKICYYYNMLSAEYREFMTPSKYETLTEIINTAREREIELKKQVERGERRAHDVNPSPTKQARTTESAKEPDMKGGSPSCKVCGKGHKGECRFKDKPCPICGKTGHTASLCPGKVSVCYNCYQPGHRKFECPELNEKDVQMEAQKAWARSFQLTATEVKIEPDAVGLGKLLIKVNLMSFRRLGDHMGRTINDSIHQVTRTTT; this is encoded by the exons atggcgtgtaaaccgccaaGTTACAACGGGGAAGTTGACCCGATAATatgccaaagatggctaagtgatattgaaggagtgtttgaaaggACCCACTGTGACGTAAGCGATTTTGTAGCTTACGGTACGGGTCAGTTGAGAGGTCAAGccaaagactggtgggataacaaaaagaaagaGATTGGAGCCGATGCGGCAAGGTCCATGACATGGGATgagtttaaggtaccattccttaaacaTCACAGTCCCAAGGCGGTCATCAACAGAATCAAGGAAGAATTCATCCAGTTGAGACAAAAGGGTGAATCAATAGACAAGATTACGGGCATCTTTCTCGATAAATTAAGGTTTTGTGACGAACTTGTGACGAATGAGGAGCAGAAAatatgttattattataatatgttAAGTGCCGAATatcgggagtttatgactccttcaaaGTACGAGACCCTCACTGAAATCATTAACACCGCCCGAGAGCGGGAGATTGAATTGAAGAAACAAGTAGAGAGGGGCGAACGAAGGGCGCATGATGTGAACCCAAGCCCTACAAAGCAGGCACGAACAACTGAATCGGCAAAGGAGCCGGATATGAAGGGCGGATCGCCGAGCTGTAAGGTATGTGGAAAGGGGCATAAAGGCGAGTGTCGCTTTAAGGATAAACCGTGTCCCATATGCGGAAAGACAGGGCATACGGCTTCGCTCTGCCCAGGGAAGGTTTCGGTTTGTTACAATTGCTACCAACCGGGTCACAGGAAATTTGAGTGCCCGGAGTTGAATGAGAAGGATGTGCAGATGGAAGCACAAAAGGCATGGGCCAGATCTTTCCAATTAACTGCAACCGAAGTCAAGATAGAACCTGATGCCGTgg GTTTAGGAAAACTACTTATAAAAGTCAACCTCATGTCATTTCGGAGACTCGGTGACCATATGGGAAGAACCATCAATGACTCCATCCACCAAGTAACGCGCACCACAACTTGA
- the LOC110867868 gene encoding uncharacterized protein LOC110867868, whose protein sequence is MDRDVDQRVEWLHSEQYSAADNIFGEPQKIARVGDEYQAQIPCLMTESERSQLKKVPICECGLSIPVTWVHSQHKNKEETMDIEANAKGCKTDNDLVPVPCSQIEESWSAIEHDSFVLGLYIFGKNLRAVNKFMGNKGMPNVISYYYGKFYRSSEHQTWSMYRKKKISKSLPGKKIFRGWRLHELLSRSLSNVTDECKAKLTQVIRTFEEGKLSFEKYVFSLRDTMGLDLLVEAVSIGKGKDDLTIKTQTRLSSKKVESTCSSLKTEEIVDILKDRIGLSKARLNEFFWAAVWPRLLARGWHYEQATNYAFQNSKNLVFLAPGVTKFSRRDLVKGSQYFDSLTEVLNKVASEPHLLEHEPDNDEQDLMKCTVVDTCLVGIVKVRDLTNLTVSKPAHMQASTNVFGETTHDTIEESQNDDVNLNTAENTKMDPSTDEQPAKNQKLVSKRKTKRQTVDNIKNENSCGAHEDMEDAACSQKKRVIDLNNPRASPGSDDDEKQSSAKQSVLSETTTNQNDSLTPLASGQRQSRRNRLLTTKALEAIQSGFMEPKKKRKELEDGTHRRVHAKMGHGSSCGARYLVDGVIDGSSHMVTESPK, encoded by the exons ATGGATAGAGATGTTGATCAACGTGTCGAATGGCTCCATTCTGAACAATATTCTGCTGCTGATAACATCTTTGGAGAGCCACAAAAGATCGCGCGGGTTGGAGATGAATATCAGGCACAAATCCCATGTTTGATGACAGAAAGCGAGCGATCCCAACTCAAGAAGGTACCCATCTGTGAATGTGGTCTGTCAATTCCTGTCACATGGGTTCACAGTCAACATAAGAACAAAGAAGAAACCATGGATATTGAAGCAAATGCTAAGGGCTGTAAAACAGACAACGATTTGGTTCCAGTTCCTTGTTCACAAATTGAAGAATCTTGGAGCGCGATTGAACATGATAGTTTTGTTCTTGGTTTATATATATTTGGTAAGAATCTTCGCGCTGTGAACAAGTTCATGGGGAATAAAGGTATGCCAAATGTTATATCTTATTACTATGGGAAGTTCTACAGAAGCAGTGAACACCAAACATGGTCAATGTATCGGAAGAAAAAAATTAGCAAGTCCCTTCCTGGAAAAAAGATTTTCAGAGGGTGGAGGCTGCACGAGCTTTTGTCTCGCTCGCTTTCTAATGTAACTGATGAGTGTAAAGCTAAGTTGACACAG GTCATTAGAACGTTTGAGGAGGGTAAACTTTCATTTGAGAAGTATGTGTTCAGTTTAAGAGATACAATGGGCCTCGATCTTCTTGTAGAAGCCGTATCTATTGGGAAAGGAAAAGACGACCTTACTATCAAGACCCAAACGCGATTAAGCAGCAAAAAAGTAGAATCTACTTGCTCTTCTCTTAAAACGGAAGAAATTGTTGATATTTTGAAGGATCGCATTGGATTAAGTAAAGCGCGGTTAAATGAGTTCTTCTGGGCTGCTGTGTGGCCTCGTCTTTTAGCTAGAGGATGGCACTATGAACAGGCTACAAACTATGCGTTCCAAAACTCGAAGAATCTAGTGTTTCTTGCACCTGGTGTGACAAAGTTTTCAAGGAGGGATCTGGTCAAAGGAAGTCAATATTTTGACTCGTTGACTGAAGTGCTGAATAAAGTTGCATCTGAACCGCACCTTCTTGAACACGAACCTGACAATGATGAACAAGATTTGATGAAATGCACAGTTGTGGATACCTGTTTGGTTGGGATTGTTAAAGTCCGAGACCTCACAAATTTGACTGTTTCTAAACCTGCTCATATGCAAGCATCAACTAATGTATTTGGAGAAACTACACATGACACAATAGAAGAATCGCAGAATGACGATGTGAATCTTAACACAGCGGAAAATACCAAAATGGATCCCTCTACAGACGAGCAACCAGCAAAAAATCAGAAGTTGGTATCCAAACGAAAAACAAAACGTCAAACTGTTGATAATATTAAAAATGAAAACAGCTGTGGTGCACATGAAGACATGGAAGATGCTGCATGTTCTCAGAAGAAGCGTGTGATCGACTTGAACAACCCACGAGCAAGTCCAGGTTCAGATGATGATGAAAAACAATCTTCTGCTAAGCAATCGGTTTTATCTGAAACAACCACCAACCAGAATGACTCGTTGACTCCTCTTGCCAGTGGTCAACGACAGAGTAGAAGAAACCGTTTGTTGACCACAAAAGCATTGGAAGCTATTCAGAGCGGATTTATGGAACCAAAAAAGAAGAGGAAAGAGTTGGAGGATGGGACCCACAGGCGTGTTCATGCTAAAATGGGCCATGGATCAAGTTGTGGTGCGCGTTACTTGGTGGATGGAGTCATTGATGGTTCTTCCCATATGGTCACCGAGTCTCCGAAATGA